One window of the Dreissena polymorpha isolate Duluth1 chromosome 5, UMN_Dpol_1.0, whole genome shotgun sequence genome contains the following:
- the LOC127882342 gene encoding uncharacterized protein LOC127882342 — translation MLREALCLVILLVSEVHCMPTEFDAKAKCGATFKLTLEEDYRVISKGVLDTNDTCTFKFTSDNTGECQGTCYIFDHYSEIRDDKVTLTVGKMTYRKGSHFPNEPLCIDDVTVDVELIHATGYRFNKNYPNYKFKLNVYNKCGPKGKVVSLTFDEAISKVDGYHHGEERVSRERNVLIAGILVGTGLALSFLILVAATYCYNSHSPHRRPGRSSSRHKLDGKQKFTPGQQPKQVEMGVSYKVTDPDRVAAKPLMSDKSGVPAKKEERTDESVEDENVDDITSADEAKKENIEQVEAKTDTDVGNEDKTDAVPTRSED, via the exons ATGCTGCGGGAAGCGCTGTGTCTGGTCATCTTGTTGGTGTCAGAGGTCCACTGCATGC CGACCGAATTTGACGCCAAAGCTAAATGTGGAGCCACGTTCAAACTGACACTAGAAGAGGATTACCGCGTGATCAGTAAAGGTGTCCTGGACACAAACGACACGTGTACGTTCAAGTTCACCTCGGACAACACTGGCGAGTGTCAGGGCACCTGCTACATATTCGATCATTATTCGGAGATACGGGACGACAAAGTGACCTTAACCGTTGGCAAAATG ACCTACCGGAAAGGAAGCCATTTCCCGAACGAGCCCTTGTGCATTGATGACGTCACTGTCGACGTAGAGTTGATCCACGCGACGGGATACAGGTTCAACAAGAACTACCCCAACTACAAGTTCAAGTTGAACGTTTACAATAAGTGCGGGCCGAAGGGAAAAGTTGTTAGTCTGACCTTCGATGAGGCAATTAGCAAGGTTGATG GTTATCACCACGGAGAGGAAAGAGTGTCGCGGGAGAGGAACGTGCTTATAGCGGGAATTCTAGTGGGGACCGGACTGGCTTTATCCTTCCTGATCCTTGTGGCTGCCACCTATTGCTACAACAGTCACAGCCCCCACCGCCGACCTGGCCGTAGCTCAAGTCGGCACAAAC TTGACGGTAAGCAGAAGTTTACGCCTGGCCAACAACCCAAACAAGTCGAGATGGGTGTCAGTTACAAGGTCACGG ATCCAGACCGAGTGGCAGCTAAACCACTCATGTCGGACAAGAGCGGAGTTCCAGCCAAGAAAG AGGAGAGGACAGACGAAAGTGTGGAAGACGAAAATGTCGACGATATCACATCAGCTGATGAAGCAAAAAAAGAGAACATCGAACAGGTTGAAGCAAAGACCGACACTGATGTAGGAAATGAAGACAAAACTGATGCAGTGCCTACACGGAGTGAGGATTGA